The Colletotrichum higginsianum IMI 349063 chromosome 2, whole genome shotgun sequence genome has a segment encoding these proteins:
- a CDS encoding Integral membrane protein yields MRIPPVEVILSWPLPRYDNPETRGPASEIVAIILLAIATIILAIRIYTRRCITNGFGWDDILVVLAFVPATGFVVLGVIATNNYGWGRHVWDVPTDILTGSLQIGLASQILFDLATSFTKLSMLALMHRFAYAASNKLRILVMVLQVFISVNCIVFMLVVMLQCRPLRLYWTLSVGPQNCINEAAHLLVASIINTATDFAVVLLPLTLVRVVYADKLTPRQMTIVNILFGAGFIASFAGVARTYFTWIMTTEPDATWNAWINWLMSCVELFLGIICTSIPSTKPFFNKYVPKLLGTVSRKSHAASAPVPTNKTANGLAITSQVSNGSDAKELEALSTESKSPAEKRFGEAALNKPLPAVLKNHSVYTINIQLDEASLGPADRRRAASGRTREQTDLTRRQAVSNFSRPRIQHVRNNSEPSSQHRPSIYSPIEYSRDSHITTATTTTAGESTRHSRILDDIESIYRQSIDDLEAEVRYSAYDHYRYSAVPAPLGRHAKSGSIGTFGG; encoded by the exons ATGAGAATTCCGCCGGTAGAAGTCATTCTCAGTTGGCCACTACCGCGTTACGACAACCCCGAAACCAGAGGCCCGGCCAGCGAgatcgtcgccatcatcctcctgGCAATCGCCACGATCATTCTCGCCATCCGGATATACACGCGGCGATGCATCACCAATGGGTTCGGCTGGGAtgacatcctcgtcgtcttggccTTCGTCCCAGCCACGGGCTTCGTggtcctcggcgtcatcgCCACTAACAACTACGGTTGGGGACGGCATGTATGGGACGTGCCCACGGATATTCTCACTGGATCCCTTCAGATAGGGCTCGCCAGCCAGATCTTGTTCGACCTTGCGACCAGTTTCACCAAGCTCTCGATGCTTGCTCTGATGCATCGATTCGCCTACGCCGCTTCAAACAAGCTGAGGATACTGGTCATGGTGCTCCAGGTCTTCATTTCTGTAAATTGCATCGTCTTCATGCTGGTAGTCATGCTACAGTGCCG GCCTCTCAGGTTGTACTGGACGCTCTCCGTAGGACCACAGAACTGCATTAACGAGGCCGCtcacctcctcgtcgctaGCATCATCAACACTGCCACCGACTTCGCGGTGGTCCTACTTCCACTTACTCTTGTGCGCGTCGTCTACGCCGACAAGCTTACCCCGAGACAGATGACCATTGTCAATATCTTGTTTGGCGCCGGCTTCATCGCCTCGTTCGCCGGTGTGGCCCGGACGTACTTTACCTGGATCATGACCACAGAGCCAGACGCGACCTGGAATGCCTGGATCAACTGGCTAATGTCCTGTGTTGAGCTGTTTCTCGGCATCATATGTACCAGCATACCCTCGACCAAACCGTTTTTCAACAAATACGTTCCCAAATTGCTGGGCACAGTCTCGCGCAAGTCGCATGCTGCCAGTGCCCCCGTACCCACGAATAAAACTGCAAACGGCTTGGCAATTACCAGTCAGGTCTCGAACGGTTCTGATGCGAAGGAGCTTGAAGCCCTTTCGACAGAATCAAAATCACCAGCAGAGAAACGGTTCGGCGAGGCAGCACTCAACAAGCCATTGCCAGCCGTGCTGAAGAACCACTCGGTCTACACCATCAACATTCAACTCGACGAAGCCAGCTTGGGCCCGGCAGATAGGAGGCGTGCCGCCAGCGGTCGAACAAGAGAACAAACAGACTTGACCCGGCGCCAGGCAGTAAGCAACTTCAGTCGCCCAAGGATCCAGCACGTGAGGAACAATTCGGAGCCCTCCAGCCAGCACCGCCCGAGCATTTACAGCCCAATAGAATACAGTCGCGATAGCCacatcaccaccgccaccactACCACGGCAGGCGAAAGCACCCGTCACAGTCGAATTCTAGATGACATTGAGAGCATATACCGCCAAAGCATCGACGACCTTGAGGCCGAGGTCCGTTACAGCGCCTACGACCACTACAGATACTCGGCGGTGCCTGCGCCTCTGGGAAGACATGCCAAATCCGGATCGATCGGTACGTTTGGGGGGTAA